From one Colletotrichum destructivum chromosome 3, complete sequence genomic stretch:
- a CDS encoding Putative tetratricopeptide-like helical domain superfamily: protein MAPTEAEKEPQGKGKDKSVKEDEIEEAAAQERFSPEEEASLLAESNTNKTEANALFSSSKYEQAIAKYDDAVAACPNYLDYELAVLRSNISACHLKLEQWKDAVSSASAALDALDRVDKEAALEQDRRDREKAADEDVEDEIVSSGAAAAAPAPPPEDDPEETARRARGEDVLRIRAKALMRRARARSEQGGWQNLAGAEEDYKTLSLMNNLAPADRRIVQAQLRALPPRTKAAQEAETAEMWGKLKDLGNGILKPFGLSTDNFQMVKDEKTGGYSMNFNQGQ, encoded by the exons ATGGCGCCCACCGAAGCCGAGAAGGAGCCccagggcaagggcaaggacaaGTCGGTCAAAGAAGACGAAATCGAGGAAGCAGCAGCCCAGGAGAGGTTCTCACCTGAAGAAGAGGCG TCCCTCCTGGCCGAGTCCAACACAAACAAGACCGAGGCCAacgccctcttctcctcgtcaaaGTACGagcaggccatcgccaagtatgacgacgccgtcgccgcatgCCCTAACTACCTCGACTATGAGCTCGCCGTCCTGCGCTCCAACATCTCGGCCTGCCACCTCAAGCTCGAGCAGTGGAAGGACGCCGTCTCGAGCGCctctgccgccctcgacgccctcgaccgcgtcgacaaggaggcggcgctcgAGCAGGACCGCCGCGACAgggagaaggccgccgacgaggacgtcgaggacgagatcgtcagctccggcgccgccgccgccgcgcccgcaCCGCCTCCCGAGGACGACCCAGAGGAGACCGCGCGCCGCGCGCGTGGGGAGGACGTCCTGCGGATCCGCGCCAAGGCCCTCATGCGCAGGGCGCGCGCGCGGAGCGAGCAGGGCGGCTGGCAgaacctcgccggcgccgaggaggactACAAGACGCTGTCTTTGATGAATAACCTCGCGCCCGCCGACCGCCGGATCGTGCAGGCCCAGCTGCgcgcgctgccgccccggACCAAGGCCGCGCAGGAGGCtgagacggccgagatgtGGGGGAAGCTGAAAGAC CTGGGCAACGGCATCCTCAAACCCTTTGGTCTGAGCACGGACAACTTCCAGATGgtcaaggacgagaagacgggGGGCTATTCGATGAACTTCAACCAGGGGCAATGA
- a CDS encoding Putative phosphoglycolate phosphatase-like, domain 2, HAD superfamily: protein MAPRTDFPPIRACLFDMDGLLLDTEDLYTACINLILEQYGRPLLPWNIKAKLQGRPGPDATRIFHEWAQLPIAHDEYHQKLSAHQRKLFPTTGPLPGVPDLLQNLGRTRYWDLKPAADGKKDPHRVHIALATSSHEANFKLKSDHLTELFSVFPSHRRVLGDDKRIAPGRGKPNPDIFLLALKTINESLGDGEKPITPEECLVFEDSVPGVEAGRRAGMRVIWCPHKGLLKEYAGREKEVLAGRTGEAGQVDMHQVGEIDDGWAEYLPTLEDFPYEKFGMTIPPVEVDNEPFMKENVGDVLVDKTNGSA from the exons ATGGCCCCTCGCACCGA TTTCCCTCCCATTCGGGCTTGCCTCTTCGACATggacggcctcctcctcgacaccGAAGACCTGTACACCGCCTGCATCAACCTCATTCTCGAGCAGTATGGtcgccctctcctcccctgGAACATCAAGGCCAAGCTCCAGGGTCGTCCCGGCCCCGACGCCACCCGCATCTTCCACGAGTGGGCGCAGCTCCCCATTGCCCACGACGAGTACCACCAGAAGCTCTCCGCCCACCAGCGCAAGCTCTTCCCCACGACCGGACCCCTCCCCGGCGTCCCCGACCTGCTCCAGAACCTCGGCCGCACCCGCTACTGGGACCtgaagcccgccgccgacggtaAGAAGGACCCCCACCGCGTCCATATCGCCCTGGCCACCTCCTCCCACGAGGCCAACTTCAAGCTTAAGTCGGACCACCTGACCGagctcttctccgtcttcccctcccaccGCCgtgtcctcggcgacgacaagcGCATCGCTCCCGGCCGCGGCAAGCCCAACCCGGACATCTTCCTGCTCGCCCTCAAGACCATCAACGAGTCCCTTGGTGACGGCGAGAAGCCCATCACCCCGGAGGAGtgcctcgtcttcgaggaCTCGGTCCCCGGCGTTGAGGCCGGCCGTCGCGCCGGCATGCGCGTCATCTGGTGCCCCCACAAGGGCCTTCTCAAGGAGTACGCCGGTCGCGAGAAAgaggtcctcgccggccgcactggcgaggccggccaggTCGACATGCACCAGGTCGGCGAGATCGACGATGGCTGGGCCGAGTATCTGCCCACCCTCGAGGACTTCCCCTACGAGAAGTTCGGCATGACCATTCCCCCCGTCGAGGTTGACAACGAGCCCTTCATGAAAGAAaacgtcggcgacgtcctcgttgACAAGACCAACGGCTCCGCTTAG
- a CDS encoding Putative zn(2)Cys(6) fungal-type DNA-binding domain, fungal transcription factor gives MLTTTRTSHPQSPRPDGLSVALEAYDASTGVLVPGFGLGSAVLHPYEHPPLDFAHDPYLGVDDEEDDDQVSSLSFGFSSDFTADFALGPEADSAASNPESHASTASYLKHDDHIHYLYHQHQHQHQHHYQADIMNLPSSHIPPRRSASIHSLTPSRDLLVKPKSPEKSAAAAAATATKSKRVRTGCLTCRERHLKCDEGLPNCLNCRKSSRECKRGVRLNFIDIQVKKPPYMPPTVEWSVQFQDESRQIASEYVGGLGRYAHLDKQAAAVAAVAPPPRHMGHLEPTLRHQGHLLPQAHASGPDASLSPRTHLQHHPPPPPPPPSLPPPPQLSSSSMYSYSHRPEPPRAVESAYPRRESDNPYLTPQHSAHPAPHPYGLHEHFASYRESAPRNHSHRDSDASSAASIVPQPTAPPPSYRSSAGAGAGANPLAPDGMMTPPPSEKATAGEREYLNSPEEILYMQVFVEEVGVWMDSLDKEKHFSRLIPYHSLKSPMLLNAFLACGVKHLTLVNPAYQDDKALFYYDTATTQLLRSLQNPDRNTGECATTAVVLNVYEIMSEKPAQRMNHIAGARALIRECRWDAKSSGIGAACFWLNIGMEVLSCLAFNWQTSWDPDQWGLDMDFAADRTATGPGAAARSASSSSSSGDGFGQEELWVHRILYIVAKIANFRATIPRFQEPSPHDEQIRLGNRLAQWQDLKRLCDKWNNACPRTMHPFGYLYPSQTNSKSAFPNVWLIKRAAIIGRLFYHTAQCLLAQTNPMEPGKASEEMRALQLHHAHQVCGIVAHTKDRGVASVAIRSLAIASAVLTDPREQDEVLEILDRIHAESGWRLGKIHTELKKTWGWPSPAPSHANTPGGGASGGDSHHHHHHRGSVGSYTSRSGPPGNPPAMATSSAQGSGAASSTPMKALVNPLSFADFSLPNHPYQNWYEPPNRSSSYGSQSFF, from the exons ATGCTCACGACAACACGCACATCGCACCCCCAATCGCCCCGACCGG ACGGACTTTCGGTAGCCCTGGAGGCATACGACGCCTCTACAGGCGTCCTCGTGCCAGGCTTTGGCCTTGGTTCGGCGGTGCTGCACCCTTACGAGCATCCGCCCCTCGACTTTGCCCACGATCCCTATCtaggcgtcgacgacgaagaagacgacgaccaggtctcctccctctccttcggCTTCTCCTCCGACTTCACCGCAGACTTCGCTCTCGGCCCCGAAGCCGACTCGGCCGCGTCCAACCCGGAATCCCacgcctcgacggcctcgtaTCTCAAGCACGACGACCACATCCATTACCTTtaccaccagcaccagcaccagcaccagcatcaTTACCAAGCCGACATCATGAACTTGCCCAGCTCCCACATCCCGCCCCGCCGCAGCGCGAGCATCCACTCGCTTACGCCGTCGCGCGACCTCCTCGTTAAGCCAAAGTCCCCGGAAaagtcggccgccgccgctgccgcaaCCGCCACCAAATCAAAACGAGTGCGGACGGGCTGTCTAACGTGTAGAGAACGGCATTTAAAATGTGACGAGGGGTTACCAAACTGTCTAAATTGCAGGAAAAGCAGCCGCGAGTGTAAACGCGGCGTGCGGCTCAATTTTATAGACATCCAGGTCAAAAAGCCGCCATATATGCCGCCCACCGTCGAGTGGTCCG TCCAATTTCAAGACGAATCAAGGCAGATCGCCTCGGAGTACGTCGGAGGTCTCGGCCGCTACGCTCACCTAGATAagcaagccgccgccgtcgccgccgtcgctcctcctcctcggcacaTGGGTCATCTTGAGCCAACCCTCCGCCACCaaggccatcttctccctcaGGCACACGCAAGCGGCCCAGACGCCTCGTTATCACCACGGACTCACCTCCAGCACcacccgcctccgccgccgccgccgccgtcgctgcccccgccgccacagttgtcgtcgtcgtccatgtaCAGCTACTCACACCGACCCGAGCCGCCTCGAGCCGTCGAGTCGGCGTACCCGCGTCGCGAGAGCGACAACCCTTACCTGACGCCCCAGCATTCCGCCCACCCGGCACCTCACCCTTACGGTCTTCATGAGCACTTCGCCTCGTACCGCGAAAGCGCCCCCCGCAACCACAGCCATCGCGACAGCGACGCATCGAGCGCCGCCTCCATTGTGCCgcagccgacggcgccgcccccgagcTATCGCAGTagcgccggtgccggcgccggcgccaaccCGCTGGCCCCCGACGGCATGATgacgccaccgccgagcgAGAAGGCCACGGCCGGTGAGAGGGAGTATCTCAACTCGCCCGAGGAGATCCTGTATATGCAGGtcttcgtcgaggaggtgggCGTGTGGATGGACTCtctcgacaaggagaagcacTTCTCGCGCCTCATCCCTTACCACTCGCTCAAGTCGCCCATGCTGCTcaacgccttcctcgcctgcGGCGTCAAGCACCTCACGCTCGTCAACCCGGCCTACCAGGACGACAAGGCCCTCTTCTACTACGACACGGCCACGACGCAGCTCCTGCGCAGCCTGCAGAACCCGGACCGCAACACGGGCGAGtgcgccaccaccgccgtcgtcctcaacgTCTACGAGATCATGTCCGAGAAGCCCGCCCAGCGCATGAACCacatcgccggcgcccgcgCCCTGATCCGCGAGTGCCGGTGGGACGCCAAGTCGtccggcatcggcgccgcctgcttctggcTCAACATCGGCATGGAGGTGCTGTCGTGCCTGGCCTTCAACTGGCAGACCTCATGGGACCCGGACCAGTGGGGTCTGGACATGGACTTTGCCGCCGACAGAACAGCTACCGGTCCCGGTGCCGccgcgaggtcggcgtcgtcgtcttcctcgtcgggaGACGGCTTCGGCCAGGAGGAGCTGTGGGTGCATCGGATCCTGTACATCGTGGCCAAGATCGCCAACTTCCGCGCCACGATCCCGCGGTTCCAGGAGCCGAGCCCGCACGACGAGCAGATCCGGCTGGGCAACCGGCTCGCGCAGTGGCAGGACCTGAAGAGGCTGTGCGACAAGTGGAACAACGCGTGCCCGAGGACCATGCATCCCTTTGGCTACCTATACCCCTCGCAGACGAACTCCAAGTCTGCCTTCCCTAACGTGTG GCTCATCAagcgcgccgccatcatTGGCCGCCTCTTCTATCACACGGCCCAGTGCCTCCTCGCGCAGACGAACCCGATGGAGCCCGGCAAGGCGTCCGAGGAGATGCGCGCGCTGCAGCTGCACCATGCGCACCAGGTCTGCGGCATTGTCGCGCACACAAAGGACCGCGGCGTCGCCTCGGTCGCCATCCGCtccctcgccatcgcctcggccgtcctcACCGACCCGCGCGAGCAagacgaggtcctcgagatcctcgaccgCATCCACGCCGAGAGCGGCTGGCGCCTCGGCAAGATCCACACCGAGCTCAAGAAGACCTGGGGCTGGCCTAGCCCGGCGCCCTCCCACGCCAACACCCCTGGCGGCGGTGCATCCGGGGGAGactcccaccaccaccaccaccatcgggGCTCGGTGGGTAGTTATACTTCCCGGTCCGGTCCGCCTGGTAACCCGCCCGCCATGGCGACATCGTCGGCCCAGGggtccggcgccgcctcctcgacgccgatgaaggCGCTCGTCAACCCGCTGTCGTTTGCCGACTTTAGCCTGCCGAACCATCCGTACCAGAACTGGTACGAGCCGCCAAACCGGTCCAGCTCGTACGGCTCGCAGAGCTTCTTCTGA
- a CDS encoding Putative pantoate-beta-alanine ligase, rossmann-like alpha/beta/alpha sandwich, with translation MLARTLRVAGVSPGSAAAAAAAAARAHQQQQLRTACSSSSSAGPETLPSSPIRVFRSVSALRTWRRPHVVNYRSVGLVPTMGALHEGHLSLIRAAARENHHVVVSLYVNPAQFGASEDLASYPVTWARDADVLRDLDRELADDGANLGRVSAVFAPTTAEMYPSGFPGQEVGSKGSFVTITPVGEVLEGASRPTFFRGVATVCMKLFNIVQPERVYFGQKDVQQTVIIRRMVEDFMLPMEVVVGDTMREADGLALSSRNVYLGERRRKVATVLSRALRAAEEKYRQGALDREAILGAANQVAVAVLSEQSKLAPKDRVMFEVDYISLADPDSMQEINTVVPTKGGILSGAVKMLPVEEPQPGEDLGHSNGPAVRLIDNIILKPDQTHSK, from the coding sequence ATGCTCGCCCGCACCCTCCGCGTCGCGGGCGTAAGTCccggctccgccgccgccgccgccgccgccgccgcacgcgctcatcaacaacagcagctCCGAACAGcatgctcctcctcctcctccgccggccCCGAAACCCTCCCCTCGAGCCCCATCCGCGTCTTCcgctccgtctcggccctCCGCACCTGGCGTCGTCCGCACGTCGTGAACTACCGctccgtcggcctcgtcccgACGATGGGCGCCCTGCACGAGGGCCACCTCTCGCTTatccgcgccgccgcccgcgagaaccaccacgtcgtcgtctccctctACGTCAACCCGGCCCAGTTCGGCGCCTCCGAGGATCTGGCCTCGTACCCCGTCACCTGGGctcgcgacgccgacgtcctgcgcgacctcgaccgcgagctggcggacgacggcgccaacctcggccgcgtcagcgccgtcttcgcGCCCACCACGGCCGAGATGTACCCCTCGGGCTTCCCCGGCCAGGAGGTcggcagcaagggcagcTTCGTGACCATCACTCctgtcggcgaggtcctcgagggcgccagCCGGCCGACCTTCTTCCGCGGCGTCGCAACGGTGTGCATGAAGCTGTTCAACATCGTCCAGCCCGAACGCGTCTACTTCGGCCAGAAGGACGTCCAGCAGACCGTCATCATCCGCCGCATGGTCGAGGACTTCATGCTGCCGAtggaggtcgtcgtcggggacaCGATGCGCGAGGCGGACGGCCTCGCGTTAAGCTCGCGCAACGTGTACCTCGGCGAGCGGAGGCGCAAGGTCGCGACGGTGCTGAGCCGCGCTCTcagggcggccgaggaaaaATACCGGCAGGGCGCGCTCGACCGCGAGGCGATCCTTGGCGCCGCGAaccaggtcgccgtcgccgtatTGTCGGAGCAGTCGAAGCTGGCGCCCAAGGACAGGGTCATGTTCGAGGTAGACTACATCTCGCTGGCGGACCCGGACTCCATGCAGGAGATCAACACGGTCGTGCCGACAAAGGGCGGGATCCTCAGCGGCGCGGTCAAGATGCTGCCGGTGGAGGAGCCGCAGCCGGGCGAGGACCTTGGCCACAGCAACGGACCGGCAGTGCGACTTATCGACAACATCATTCTCAAGCCCGACCAAACACACAGTAAATAA